CTTGGAATGTGAACATGGCGGCTTACTTTTGGCTTGGGAAACACCTCTTTTCTGATTTCACTCATTGACATTCCTTGTTCTTTACACTTGAGAACTTCTAACATCAAATTTTTTAGTTCTATGGCTGTTCGTGAATGTAGCCATTTTGCTTTTGTGTCGATGATATAGTTGTCAAATCCACCAGCCTTGTCGATACATCTAAGCGCATGTGTGCTGAACTGAAATCTCATTTTCTGTTCCAGTACTTGACTGTAGTATGTCTTGCGCACAACATTTGGCTTCCAAACCCATTTGGTTCTGTGAAAGAGTAATACCTTATCATAAGAAATTAACTCTTCAtgaaattaatgcaaatttggaaaatttgcattaatttaaGTTGTGCTAATTAATTCTGTGTTAACATTAATTTCTGCACTGTTAATTAAGTAGCCAGTTAATTTCTGTGATCTTGATTACCATTAGTTTCCCCCAAATTTGACACTCCAGAGATTCTTATCACCTAGCCAAACAATACCTTTTATTCTTCACACACTTTATTTCACATCAATTAGTAAATTGTTTACCGTACTTCAGCTGCATTCCCTACTTTCCCATTCCCATAATGAAATAGATTTTGGGGGGTTCTTTgtataaaaacaatacaagtggtttactcttgggactgtatcaagCTTCAGTGAACTtgatatcaataattattgttttaatgcaaataaccccccaaaatgaactgtattatgagatttgtgaaaatacaATGTAGCGAATATTAGTTCATTGGTAATTAAATGATCCGGTCaaaaagtttattattattattattattattagtagtagtagtagcagtagcagtagcagtggcagtggcagtggcagtggcagtggcagtggcagtagtagtagtagtagtagtagtagtagtagtagtagtagtagtagtagtagtagtatcatCATTATTTTAAGCTACGCAAATAAAATCGAACAGAAGACTCCTTTCCTGTTCTATCCTGCAAAGTTCATGTAGGGAAGATAGTCCTTGTGTCCCCAATAAGCAGAAAGGCTCAATACATGTACTGTCAACACTACAGTATTGCATAATAaaggttttgttgttgttgttagttttATAAGtgcacacttttttttttacatgcgGTGGACATCTAAAACTTTGAATAATGTTATGAGTTTTTGGCCAtataatttattcttaaaagCCACAGAATTCCGAGTCTGAGATTGCCATTCTagtaaataataatactaatttttattaattaataataagaccaagaagaaggaaaagggtGACTCACAATAACAGTAATAGCACTTGGTATAATTACATTACATggttattgaaaattctctgcccTGATTGGTTGCATGTGAGGTAATTATTGCGTGATAATCACCCACTGTAAgccgtttttttcaaaatggccgcaagcggGTTTGTCAAGGTGAC
The genomic region above belongs to Montipora capricornis isolate CH-2021 chromosome 8, ASM3666992v2, whole genome shotgun sequence and contains:
- the LOC138060795 gene encoding large ribosomal subunit protein bL28-like yields the protein MVLLGVRFLLFKNLPKRAKTFPEQVHQGIFHGKGYMYGHETTFSGKKTKWVWKPNVVRKTYYSQVLEQKMRFQFSTHALRCIDKAGGFDNYIIDTKAKWLHSRTAIELKNLMLEVLKCKEQGMSMSEIRKEVFPKPKVSRHVHIPRTYDTRFYFDWKGPRKQVVFC